In Sphingobacterium sp. SRCM116780, the genomic stretch AATTCTTTAACTTCTTTTACTGTTAAGTTAACTAACTGTTCAGCAAGTTGTTTTAAATCTGCCATTTTATTTTGAATTTTTGATTGTCTTTGTGAAAAATTGTTAATTATAATACAACGAATGTTTTATTTAAAAAGAGTATTCGTTAACCTCTTTGTTCTAAAGCTTTTACTAAACCTGAAATTGTATTTCCACCCGATTGAAGAGCTGAAATAACATTCTTCGCAGGAGATTCCAATGCAGCGATAACGTCAGCGATGAGTTCATTTTTAGATTTAAGACTCACTAACGCTTTCAATTGATTGTCACCTACAAATGCAGTTTCTTGGATATAAGCAGCTTTTAACAAAGGTTTATCACCTTCTTTACGTAAAGCTTGAATTAATTTTGCTGGAGCATTTGCAACTTCAGAGAACATCATTGTTGACGCACCTTTCAATGCTCCTACGATTTCTTCTGAATCAATGCCAGCTTCAATTAATGCCTTTTTGATTAAAGTGTTCTTAACAGCTTTAATTTCAATATCACTTTCGAAACATTTGCGACGAATGCCATTCACTTTTTCTACCGATAATTCAGAAGTGTCAGTAATATAGAAATTACCGTAAGATTTAATCTGCTCGGCCAAAGCTTGAACAATTTCTTGTTTTTCTTCTTTTCTCATGATTAAATACCCGCTACTGATTTAGTTTCAACATGAATACCAGGACTCATAGTTGCTGAAATGTGAATGCTTTTAAAGTATGTTCCTTTAGCTGCAGACGGTTTCAAACGAGAGATAGTTTGTAATACCTCTAATGCGTTTTCATAAATTTTGTCTGCATCGAACGACGCTTTACCAACTGAAGTATGGATGATACCAGTTTTATCAACTTTGAAATCAATCTTACCGCCTTTAACATCTGTTACAGCTTTACCTACTTCTGTAGTTACTGTACCAGTTTTAGGATTTGGCATTAAGTTTCTTGGACCTAAAATACGACCCAATTTACCTACTTTAGCCATCACACTAGGCATTGTAATAATGATATCAACGTCAGTCCAACCGCCTTCAATTTTACTGATATACTCATCTAAACCTACGAAGTCTGCTCCTGCAGCTTTAGCTTCTTCTTCCTTATCAGGAGTACATAAAACTAAAACACGTACAGTTTTACCAGTTCCGTGAGGTAAAGTTGCAATACCACGAACCATTTGATTTGCTTTACGGGGATCTACGCCTAAACGAACGTCGATATCCACAGAAGCATCGAATTTGGTCAATGAGATTTCTTTAACTAAAGCCGCAGCTTCTTTTAAAGAGTATGCTTTACCAGCTTCAATTTTGGATAGTGCCGCTTTTTGATTTTTTGTTAATCTAGCCACTTTTCTTAAATTGATTTCTTAATTAATTGTTCCAAGGAGCATTACCTGCAACGGTAATACCCATACTACGTGCTGTCCCAGCTACCATTCTCATAGCAGCATCTAAAGTAAACGCGTTTAAATCTACCATTTTATCTTTGGCAATAACTTCTACTTGTTCCCAAGTAACTGAAGCTACTTTTTTACGGTTAGGCTCACCTGAACCGCTTTTCAACCCTGCAGTTTCTTTCAATTGAATAGCAACTGGTGGAGTTTTAATGATAAAATCAAAAGATTTATCAGCGTAAACTGTAATGACAACAGGTAATACTTTTCCTGGTTTGTCTTGCGTACGGGCATTGAACTGCTTACAGAAATCCATGATATTCACCCCTTTAGCACCTAATGCAGGTCCTACTGGAGGTGAAGGATTCGCAGCTCCGCCTTTAACTTGTAATTTTACTAACGCACTGACTTCTTTTGCCATCTTGTTTTGAATTAAATTATTAAATGTTTGTTAGTAAGTTGGAAGCAAATAACGTAACATTTATTATTTCACATCGTGGCAAACTTTCGTTTCACCACTAAATGAGGTGCAAAGATATATAGAAAATAAACGAAATGCAAATTTTTTACAACATAAAAAAGAGCAAAGGTTAAACTTTGCTCTTTTTTATTATTCTTTTTCTACTTGCATGTAGTTTAATTCCAATGGTGTCTTTCTTCCGAAAACTTTCACCATTACGATTAATTTTTTCTTGTCTTCGTGGACTTCTTCAATTTCACCTGTAAAACCATTAAATGGACCGTCATTCACCTTCACGGTCTCACCAACATAATATGGTACATTAATAGTCTCACCTTGTTCAGCCATCTCATCTACTTTACCTAGAATACGATTAACTTCTGCTTGACGTAATGGAATTGCATTCCCAGCTTTATCTCCCAAGAAACCAATAACACTATTAACTCCTTTGATAATATGTTCCAACTCACCATCTAAGGCTGCTTCCAACAAAACATATCCAGGATAATAATTGCGTTCTTTAGCAACTTTTTTTCCATCACGCATTAAATAATACTTTTCCATAGGAATCAACACTTGTGTTACCAAATGCTCAATTCCTAAACGGCTAACTTCGGCATCTATATATTGCTTTACCTTCTTCTCCTTACCACTCACAGCACGAACTACGTACCATTTTAAACTTTGATCTGCCATAAATAATATTTGATGAAATTAAGAAGCAATACCGTACAACAACTCCAATACGTTACTTGAAGCCTTATCCATTACAAAAACTAATAATGCGATAATAAGAGAAGCAACAAGTACAATTACAGCGGAACTTTGCAATTGAGCCCAAGTAGGCCAAGTAACCTTCTCTGTAATCTCGACATAAGAGTCTTTAAAAAAATCAAGTACTTTTGCCATTTTCAGTTTATTTATTAAGCACGGGAACAAGGATTCGAACCCTGATCAAAGGTTTTGGAGACCTCTATTCTACCGTTGAACTATTCCCGTGTATTTTCTTATTTTGATGATGCAAATATAGTGTTTTAAACTATCCCTCGCAAATATTTTTAATCTTTTTTATTGCTTTTTAATGCCTATTAGGGACTGAAAAAATAAGCTAATCAGTATGAACCGATTAGCTTATTTTATATTTTATATAATCTTTACAGACTAGATAATTTCAGTTACCTGACCAGCACCTACTGTACGACCACCCTCACGGATAGCGAAACGTAGACCTTTTTCCATAGCGATAGGAGAGATCAATTTAACAGTGATCGTAACGTTATCACCCGGCATTACCATTTCAGTACCTTCAGCTAATGAAATCTCACCAGTTACGTCTGTTGTACGGAAATAGAATTGAGGACGGTATTTGTTAAAGAATGGTGTGTGACGACCACCTTCAGCTTTTGATAAAACGTAAACCTCAGCTTTGAAATAATCGTGAGGAGTTACTGATCCTGGTTTACAGATAACCATACCACGACGGATATCAGTTTTCTCAATACCACGTAACAATAAACCTACGTTATCACCAGCCTCACCGTAATCCAAAATTTTACGGAACATCTCAACTCCTGTTACTGTAGATTTTAAGTTCTCAGCACCCATACCTAAGATCTCAACTGGATCTCCAGAGTTGATTACACCTCTTTCAATACGACCTGTAGCAACTGTACCACGACCTGTGATCGAGAATACATCCTCTACTGGCATTAAGAAAGGTAATTCAGTTAAACGTGGAGGGATTGGAATGTAGTTATCAACAGCATCCATTAATTCCATAATTTTTTCAACCCACTCAGGCTCGCCGTTTAAAGCACCTAAAGCTGAACCTTTAATTACTGGAATATCATCACCTGGGTATTCGTAGAATGATAATAATTCACGAACTTCCATTTCAACTAAGTCTAATAATTCTGGATCATCAACTAAGTCAGTTTTGTTCATGAAAACAACTAATGCAGGAACACCTACTTGACGAGCCAATAAGATGTGCTCACGAGTTTGAGGCATAGGACCATCAGTAGCAGCAACTACGATGATAGCACCATCCATTTGAGCAGCACCAGTAACCATGTTTTTCACGTAATCGGCGTGACCAGGACAGTCAACGTGCGCATAGTGACGGTTAGCTGTTGAATACTCAACGTGTGCAGTATTAATTGTGATACCACGTTCTTTTTCTTCAGGAGCAGAGTCAATTGAATCAAATGAACGAGCTTCTGATAGACCTTTGTCTGCTAATACTTTCGTGATAGCTGCAGTTGTAGTAGTTTTACCGTGGTCAACGTGACCGATTGTACCAATGTTTAAGTGTGGTTTACTACGGTCAAATTTCTCTTTTGCCATGTTTATGCGAATTAGTAATTATAAATATTTCTCTATTTGTTATACAATGTTGTACGAGCCAAAGATGGGATTTGAACCCACGACCTCTTCCTTACCAAGGAAGTGCTCTACCCCTGAGCTACTTCGGCTTTCGAAAATTCCATCTACAGATTAATGCCTCCACCTTTAGATATACTATTATCAAAGAAGACAGAGACTAAAAATCAATACTTAAAAATTTGAGCGGAAGACGAGGTTCGAACTCGCGACCTATAGCTTGGAAGGCTATCGCTCTACCAACTGAGCTACTTCCGCTTTGCTTGCGATTTTATTTAGATTTTCATCTACTTCACAGTACGCAAACTGTTTAGTGTGGGGGGAGAAGGATTCGAACCTTCGAAACCGAAGTAACGGATTTACAGTCCGTCCCATTTGACCGCTCTGGAACCCCCCCATAACTTGATAAGTTATGTTTGAGCCTCTTATCGGAATCGAACCAATGACCTACTGATTACAAGTCAGTTGCTCTACCAGCTGAGCTAAAGAGGCGTTTCTATTTAAAAGCTTTTTAATCCCTAAACTTTATTTCTTTTGTTTAGCGAGTGCAAATATCCATTTTAATTTTGATATCTACAAGCTTTTTTTTATTTTTTTTCACTCTTAAAAGAACTATTCAAACCTTTTCTGTTAGCATTGCTATTTCCTCGTTTGCTGATGCAAAGATATACACTAAACCCACATTACAAAAATATTTTTCTAAAAAAAAATAGAGTTTTTCACAACACTACTGATATGCAGATAAATAAATTTTAGTTGAAATATTACAATTTATATTGTTCTTACAAAATTCTATCTTTGGCCATGCAAAATCCAGATCAAAACAAGGTGATCAAGATACTCGTTTCCGTGTTATTCATCGTTCTTATCACCTATACGCACATATTAAAAGCTCAAAATATAATAGAAAAGGTTACAAAAAAAGTCTTTTCTACCGAGCGAGATTCTGCCAGATCTGGTTTTTTTATGATCTTACCTGCTTTCGGATACGCACAAGAAACGGGTGTAGAATATGGAATTGCGAGTAATTACAATTTTTATTTAAATAAAAAAGATACCAGTATCAGATCTTCCAACATCTTGTTAATGGGAACTTATACTTCTAAAAAACAATCAAACATCAAATTACAAACTGACATATGGACAAGTAATAATAATTACCACATAGTTTCAGAAATCCGCTACCGTAACTGGCCCTTTAATTTCTATGGTATTGGTATGGATACAAAAAAAATAGATGAAGATTTAATCAGCCAAAAATTGTTTCGTGCTAAAGTCGAGGTTGAAAAGAAAATTATCCCTCATTATTATACTGGTGTAAATATCCAATATGATTATTTGCAATTTAGAGACAAAGAAAGTGGAGGTATATTTGATGAGGCATCTTTAATTGGAAAAAATGGTGGACAACAACTATTAATAGGGATCTCCCAATTATATGATAACCGAAATAATGTGTCTTACACAACAAAAGGTTACTATGCGAGAGCAAAATTAGCCTATGCTCCAAAATTGTGGACAAAAGAAGATTTTGAAGGTGGGATTTTTGACACGGACTTACGTGGATTCTTCCCGCTACATCAAAAAGTAACCCTTGCTGCACAAGCGATATATAGAGCGACTTTTGGAAAAACAATTCCTTTCTATGCATATCGTGATATTGGAGGAGACATGATGATGAGAGGGTATTATATCGGTCGTTACAAGGATAAAAATTACTTGGCTTCGCAGGCAGAATTGCGTTATCGTTTTCATCCCAGATTTGGGGTAACTGGATTTGTTGGCCTTGGATCTGTTTTCTCAAAAGAATATAATGCCCGATTCGTTCCCTCTTATGGGGGTGGTCTTCGTTACTTTTTTAGCCTCGAACACAATAGCAATATTCGTATTGACTATGCCTTTGGGGAACAACGTCCTGGAGAGAAAAGGCAATCTGGATTTTATTTATCGCTAAGTGAAGCTTTTTAGAAAGACTTCTTGAATTTTAATAGATAAGACAGTCATAAAAACGCTGGCTTGTCTATTAAAAACGAATTAAAAAATCTTCTTTTCTTTGTCCTTTTCTAAAAAAAACCAATCCAAAATAAAAAAGATCAATTGTGACAGTGACGCTGCTGTCTCCTTTTATTCTTTCCCAATTGCTATCCCGTTCCTTAGAAAGATGAGGTTCTTCTATCATCAACAAGTCTTGATCTCCAATATTATGCAGTACAGCTAAATAGTCTGTATCCGTATCGATATAATGAATAACTCTTTTGCAAGCCATTCCTTTGTGTTGTTCAAATAATTTTTCAAGATCAGGATGGGTTGATTTTGTCTGTATTTTAAATTCATTAAATGCAAGAGTTTTCAAGAGACGCTCCACAAGCAGATATTTTTTCAAAGATTTATGACCAGCTTGTATATAAGTTAACGGCACAGCATTCAATTCCAATTCAGTAGGCTTTTGATAAATGACTTCATCCACCAATTGATAAACAAACGGTGAATGCGTACCATGACGACTATGGGAAATTAAATAATGGCGTAAATATTTTAAATAATACATGTCAACTGCAAATGTACATAGAGTGATAGAATTTTCAACAAGGAGGATACCATATTCTATCTTAGTATAGATTTAGTAATGATTTCACTCTGTATTAGTAGGGGTTTAGTAGGGATATATCCCTACTAAACCCCTATTAACCCCCTACTAATACCCTGTTATATCCCTATTAAATATGAATATGATAATAAGCGATCTTCTATTTGATCAGACTATCATATAGTTCTATTTTTTTAAAAACAAGGTGTATAAGATACAGCGGGATTAAGTATCCAGTAAGGAATATTTAAAGAATTATTTGGGGTTAGTTGGTTGTTTTTTTGATTTCTTTTCAACTATATTCCACATGGAACATGGCCAAAAAAGCATGAAAAAGAAATTATTATGAGAGATGTATCTTTACGAGATGCTGGTTAGAAATTTGCGGAGAGGATGAAAAAATAATCGTTTAAAACTGCAAAACAAACGTACTTCCTTTTCCTTCCTCACTATTGACAAAGATTGTCCCTTTATGGAGTAACATAATTTGTTTACTTAAGGTTAATCCTACACCTGTTCCTGTTTTCTTTGTTGTAAAAAATGGTGTAAAGATCTGCTCCTGCAGATCAGTGGGTATCCCTACCCCATTATCTTCAATCCTGATTTGTATTTTACCCTCAACTTCAAGTGCGGAAAGACTGATATAGGCATCATCTCTTATTTTAACCGCATCAATCGCATTGAGCATTAAGTTGATGATCACCTGTTCGATCAGATTGACATCTGCATGCAAAACCAATCTCGTATTTTTAAGAATAATATCAACATCTACATTTTTCTGAATGAGTGTTGGTTCCAATAGTTGATAGATATGTTCAAATAATTGTGCTACATGAATAGGGACGAGTTGAGGTTGATCCACTTTATTAATCATTCGATAACTTTTGGCAAAATGTAAAAGTCCTTCACTCCTTCTTTTAATGGTAGAAATACCCACTTTTAGATCTTCAATATCTTCTTGCCCTCTAAAATGATTCAATCGACCATTTAGCGTTTCTGCTAAAGAGCTAATCGGAGCGATTGAATTCATGATTTCATGTGTCAGTACCCGCAAAAGCTTATGCCAAGCTTTTGTTTCAGTTTCATCCATCGCCTCGTTGATATTCTGATAAACAACAATTCGAAATACTGCGTCTTGGGTTTCAAAACTCGAACTTTGAATCAATAGCTTAATCTTACCTTTACTAGATTGTACTGATTCCATTTGCTGTTGTCCCACTTCCAAGTGCATGGTTTTTTCATAAAGTTCTTCATGTTTTTTTTTCAGTGCAGAAATATTTCCTAAGTGAGGCATATGAAACAACTGCTTAAAGGCATCGTTGACCCACATCACCTTCCCATTTTCCAATTGATAAAAGATAATCGCTGAATTCAACATGTTGATGACCCGATCGAGATACTGATGTTGGATTTCCTTATCAATACTGATTTCTTTATAGATATCGTTTATCTGGTTGAAGGCTGTGAAAAGTTTTCCCTCAGCCGTTTTTGGATTCTTTACGACAAAGCGCCTTGTAAAGTCATGATATTTAACAGCCTCAGCAAATTCAACCAATTGCCGAAAGAGCAAGTTAAAATGGTGATAAAGATTATAAGCAAGTGCCAATAGGATAATAAAAAATATTGCTGCATAGACATATAAACCTATCATAACGAAATAGGCTGTTATTATACAGAAAAGTAGTACCAATAATAATTTTATTACTTGTAGCAATCGACCACCTCTCATCGCTTAAATATCATATTTCTCCAATCTTCTATAAAGGGCTGCTCGTGTCAAACCCAACTCTTTTGCAGCTTTGCTTATATTTCCATTATAACGTTCAACAGCAGCTTTTATCGTTTTCCTCTCCAGTTCTTCCAAATTACTACCCGATATGGAGGATTCAAAAGGTTTTTCTTCTGGTTGTTGTTCAATCGGTGAGAAAAAGATATCATCACCACGGATACTCGCTTGGTCAGCCATGATCACAGCGCGCTCGATGCTATACTGTAGTTCACGTACATTACCAGGGAAATGATAGGAAAATAATTTTTTTAAGGCATCTGTTTCAAATCCGTCGATACGCTTATTGTACTTTTTTGTATATACGGTTAAAAAATGTTCTGCGAGAAGTTGTATATCCTGTCCTCTATGTCGTAAAGGAGGAACTTGAATCTCTACAGTATTGATGCGATAGATCAAATCTTTTCTAAATCTATTTTCATCTGCAAGAACTTTTAACGCAACATTTGTTGCTGTAATAAGCCGGATATCTACGGGTATCACCTGATGAGATCCCAAAGGTGTCACATAACGATTCTGAAGTACGGTCAATAATTTAGATTGTTGTTGTAAAGAAATATTACCAATTTCATCCAGAAATAAAGTTCCACCATTCGCTGTTTCAAAACGACCTTGGCGATCTTCACGTGCATCCGTGAAAGCTCCTTTTTTATAGCCAAATAACTCACTTTCAAATAAGCTTTCGGTCAAAGAACCTACATCAACTTTTACATACACTTCTTTTGAGCGCAACGAACGTTTTTGGATCGCCTGTGCGATCAGATCCTTTCCAGTACCATTTTCACCTAAAATAAGAATATTAGCATCTGTTGGTGCTATTTTTTCGAGTTTATATTGCAATTCGTCCATAATAACGGATTGCCCAATAAGATCAGGTGTACCATCCAAGGTTAAGAGCGAACTTTTTGTTTTTTTATCTTGATTTTTATGTTCTGTTAACGTGCTTTCTATTGTTGCTAATAACTGCTCATTGATCCATGGCTTGACCACAAAATCCGAGGCACCTTTCTTAAGCGATTTTACAGCCAAATCCACTGCAGCATAAGCTGTGATCATAATGACCCGAATGGTGGGATATTTTTCTTTGATTCTTGATAACCAAAAAAGTCCTTCGTTACCTGTATTGATCGTGCTCTTAAAGTTCATATCCAGCAACACCAGATCATAGGGCATCTTATCCAAATGTCCCATCAGATTTTCTGGATTAGACTCTACTTGCACATGACGCACTTTAGGTTTAAGCAGAATCCGTGCGGCTGTCAATAAATCCTGGTCATCATCGACGACTAAAATTGCTGCTTTTTTCATTCAAATAATTTGTTTTTTAAAGGCTATGGAACGATCATTAGCCGTTCCTATTTTTATTATGATTTGCTTTCAAAGGTTCAAGAACATATTCAATTTTGATCGGTTCATAACAGTTGCGCACTTGAAAGCTCTTGATGGTTTTATTTGAATACTAAGGTAACTATAAATTCAACGAGCCAGCATAATAATCGCTGATATATTTTTGCAAGAGCCATTCATATTGTTTGACCAACAGTTGAATCTGACTACTATCCAATTTATTTTTTGCTGTTAAGTACAATACGGAATTGCTATTTCCAGCTTCAAAGTGTACTTGCGCAATACGAAATGACTCTGTATAACTTTGCTGTTGTTCTTGTAATTGTACAATGTTGCTACTGGCATTTTTCAAATTAAAAACTGCTTTTGCCGTTTCTACATGTAAATTGTTTAAGGCAATATCCTTCTGAAATTTAGCGGTTTCCAAATCCAATTTAGCTAATTTTACCTGATTGTATATTGTTAAATGATTAAAAATCGGAATGTTCAAATTTAAAGAAACCGACTTCCCTAAATTATTGTTAAATTGTTTCAAATAACCAAAATCTGCTCCGTTTGAATAATTCGTGGATAAACCTGCACTTAATGAAAGTGATGGCCAATAACCAGACTTCACCACTTTAATATTTCTTTCAGCAGCTTTTATTCTCCAGTCAAGAGCTGGAACATTGGGTAGTTTTTCAATTGCACTATTAAACAGTTGGGATGCTGTTTGCACTTCAGCATCTGGTTTGAATTCCAAGGGTTTCAATTCTCCCAAGTTCTCTTCTTCTACGTTCAATAAGTTAGACAAACGTAATCGATTGAGATATAACAGCTGTTTGTTGTTTTCAATCGCATTGATATCATTCGCCAATTGTCCTTTCAGATCAAAATAATCTCCAGGATTGATTGCTCCTTCTTTATGCAGTACTTCTGCCCTACGCACTTGCTCTCTTGTTACGTCGGTTTGCAATTCGGATTGTTTTAGTACATCTTGGGCTGTTAAGATTTGGATAAAAGCTTCGATCACATCCAATTTAAGTACATTGATTTGTGAATCAAACTCCAACTTGCTCGCTTCCTTAGCGTCAGCCTTCATCCGTACATCGTGCAAGATTCGAAATCCATTAAATACAGGAATATCTGCTCCAACAGAAAAACCTCCAGAAGAGTTGTTCGTTGTTGTATATTGATTAATCGTCTTATCCAAATAACGTCCGGTACTGAAGCCATGATTTAAATTGGCATTGACATCTGGTAACCGATTTGCTTTTGCTTGTTTCAAATTAATATCTGCTCTTTTAACATTAAGTTCATTTTGCATTAAAGCAGGGTTTTCTCGAATAGCCAACTGCACGCATTCAGCAATTGAACGCTGATGGGATTGAGCGTTCGCAAAAGTCAAGCTACAAAGAAAACACAAACTGTATATCAAGATTTGTTTCATATTTCATATTTTCCAAATCTTTAACCATAGGCCATGCCAAATAAGCAACGTGTTAATTATCAGACAAATAATAACCAACAACCCATATACATGTTCATCTTCGTACAATTAGGTGTTCGATTACGAACACTAACAATATTCTTTTCATTTTCCTAAAAATCTATTGCTCTATCTGGAAGTAATTATCAAGTTGTACGTAGGCGAACAACTAGTGTTCGATTACGAACACTAGAAAACAAATAAATCAAATTAACAAGCTAATTATCAATACATTATATTTATGGCACAGCTTTCATAGTTAATAACAAAATTGAAACGCATTATGGACAGACCTTTAGAAAAGAAGAAATGGAATAACAAACGCATATTAACCTTAGTTGGAATTACGGGTTTGGTTGGCCTCATTGCTGCAAGTTTTTATTTTACAAGTGGAAAAAGCAAACTAAATGTAGATGCAGATCGTATTTCCATTGTTGAGATAAAAAAAGATAATTTTCAGGAGTTCATTCCCATTAACGGAACGGTACTTCCTATCAGCAGCATTTATTTAGACGCCTCTGTGGGGGGACGAGTAGAAGAAAAATATGTAGAAGACGGAGCTATCTTAAAAAAAGGTGATCCCATTATGCGTCTGTCCAACACCGATCAAGAACTGAGCCTGATTCAACAGGAAACTCAAGTTTTGAATTTATTAACACAATCCCAAATCGCGCAAACAAATGCCCAACAGGTTTCCATCAACAACCGTAACCAAATGGCCGATGTAGAACAGGCTTACAAAGAGGCTGAGCGTGTATACCGATTAAATCAAAAGTTATTGAACGAGAAAGCAATTGGTTCGCAAGAGTTCGAAAAATCTAAGAACGAATACAATTACCAAAAAGAAAGAGTAAGTCTGACGAAACAAATCTTAAAACAAGATGAAGTTTCGACCAATCAAAAAGCTAATCAGGATCGCGAAACCTATCATCGTACGCAGAGTGCTCTAGAATTAATGAAGAGAAAAATTGGTGATTTGATTGTCCGTTCACCTGTTGATGGACAACTGACATCATTTGATGCAGAAATAGGGCAAAGCAAGAATGCTGGAGAGCGTTTGGGGCAAATCGATGTCCTTACTGGATTTAAAGTTCGTGCAGATATCGATGAACATTATATCAATCGAATCTTTCCTGATTTACAGGGTGAGTTTACAATCGGCGACAAATCATACAAATTGCGAATCAAAAAAGTATACACACAAGTAACCAATGGTCGCTTTCAAGTCGATATGGAGTTTATCAATGAAGTTCCTAAAGGCATTCGCCGAGGTCAAACGTTACAAATCCGATTAGCTTTAAGTGATGAAACCAAAGCCGTATTACTTGCAAAAGGAGGTTTTTATCAACAAACAGGTGGAAACTGGATATTCAAATTAGATAAAAATGGCACGACTGCCTATCGCATAGATATTCAATTAGGAAGACAGAATCCGGAATATTATGAAGTCATCAAAGGTTTGCAACCTGGTGATAAAGTGATCGTGTCGAGTTATGAGACTTACGATAAAATACAAGAATTAAATATCAAAAAATAGTCAAGTTAACGATTAGATTTAGTTGAGCATCAGCATTAAATTTCAAAACGTAAATTAAGATATTGTGGAAAAAAACATGATCAAAATAAGCAATCTTCAAAAGTACTATCGTACAGAAGAAGTGGAAACTGTGGCATTGAATAATTTGAATATTCATGTCAAAGAAGGTGAATTTGTAGCAGTGATGGGTCCATCGGGATGTGGTAAATCTACGCTGCTCAATATTATTGGGCTTTTAGATGACTTGGATGAAGGAAGTTACCTATTCAATGAAATTGAAGTTGCCAAGTTCAAAGAGCGTGGTCGCTCAGATTTACGCAAACACAATATCGGTTTTGTATTCCAAAGCTTCAATCTGATAGATGAATTGACGGTATATGAAAACGTAGAGCTTCCTTTGGTTTATACGAATGTTCCTGCTGCAGAACGTAAACGCCGTGTGGAAGAGGTATTAGAGAAAGTGCAGATCATGCACCGACGTAATCACTTCCCACAACAGCTTTCAGGAGGGCAACAGCAACGTGTCGCCGTAGCTCGTGCGGTGGTTAACAATC encodes the following:
- a CDS encoding sigma-54-dependent transcriptional regulator, which codes for MKKAAILVVDDDQDLLTAARILLKPKVRHVQVESNPENLMGHLDKMPYDLVLLDMNFKSTINTGNEGLFWLSRIKEKYPTIRVIMITAYAAVDLAVKSLKKGASDFVVKPWINEQLLATIESTLTEHKNQDKKTKSSLLTLDGTPDLIGQSVIMDELQYKLEKIAPTDANILILGENGTGKDLIAQAIQKRSLRSKEVYVKVDVGSLTESLFESELFGYKKGAFTDAREDRQGRFETANGGTLFLDEIGNISLQQQSKLLTVLQNRYVTPLGSHQVIPVDIRLITATNVALKVLADENRFRKDLIYRINTVEIQVPPLRHRGQDIQLLAEHFLTVYTKKYNKRIDGFETDALKKLFSYHFPGNVRELQYSIERAVIMADQASIRGDDIFFSPIEQQPEEKPFESSISGSNLEELERKTIKAAVERYNGNISKAAKELGLTRAALYRRLEKYDI
- a CDS encoding TolC family protein is translated as MKQILIYSLCFLCSLTFANAQSHQRSIAECVQLAIRENPALMQNELNVKRADINLKQAKANRLPDVNANLNHGFSTGRYLDKTINQYTTTNNSSGGFSVGADIPVFNGFRILHDVRMKADAKEASKLEFDSQINVLKLDVIEAFIQILTAQDVLKQSELQTDVTREQVRRAEVLHKEGAINPGDYFDLKGQLANDINAIENNKQLLYLNRLRLSNLLNVEEENLGELKPLEFKPDAEVQTASQLFNSAIEKLPNVPALDWRIKAAERNIKVVKSGYWPSLSLSAGLSTNYSNGADFGYLKQFNNNLGKSVSLNLNIPIFNHLTIYNQVKLAKLDLETAKFQKDIALNNLHVETAKAVFNLKNASSNIVQLQEQQQSYTESFRIAQVHFEAGNSNSVLYLTAKNKLDSSQIQLLVKQYEWLLQKYISDYYAGSLNL
- a CDS encoding efflux RND transporter periplasmic adaptor subunit, translating into MDRPLEKKKWNNKRILTLVGITGLVGLIAASFYFTSGKSKLNVDADRISIVEIKKDNFQEFIPINGTVLPISSIYLDASVGGRVEEKYVEDGAILKKGDPIMRLSNTDQELSLIQQETQVLNLLTQSQIAQTNAQQVSINNRNQMADVEQAYKEAERVYRLNQKLLNEKAIGSQEFEKSKNEYNYQKERVSLTKQILKQDEVSTNQKANQDRETYHRTQSALELMKRKIGDLIVRSPVDGQLTSFDAEIGQSKNAGERLGQIDVLTGFKVRADIDEHYINRIFPDLQGEFTIGDKSYKLRIKKVYTQVTNGRFQVDMEFINEVPKGIRRGQTLQIRLALSDETKAVLLAKGGFYQQTGGNWIFKLDKNGTTAYRIDIQLGRQNPEYYEVIKGLQPGDKVIVSSYETYDKIQELNIKK
- a CDS encoding ABC transporter ATP-binding protein — translated: MIKISNLQKYYRTEEVETVALNNLNIHVKEGEFVAVMGPSGCGKSTLLNIIGLLDDLDEGSYLFNEIEVAKFKERGRSDLRKHNIGFVFQSFNLIDELTVYENVELPLVYTNVPAAERKRRVEEVLEKVQIMHRRNHFPQQLSGGQQQRVAVARAVVNNPKLILADEPTGNLDSNNGNEVMQLLTELNEAGTTIVMVTHSEHDAKFSDRVIRMLDGQVIMETSALK